One genomic region from Terasakiella sp. SH-1 encodes:
- the ykgO gene encoding type B 50S ribosomal protein L36, whose translation MKVRNSLKSAKLREKGCRVVRRRGRVYVINKKNPRFKARQG comes from the coding sequence ATGAAAGTTCGCAACTCTTTGAAGTCAGCTAAGCTGCGTGAAAAAGGCTGCCGTGTTGTGCGCCGCCGTGGCCGTGTTTACGTCATCAACAAAAAGAACCCGCGTTTTAAGGCTCGCCAGGGCTGA